In one Gopherus evgoodei ecotype Sinaloan lineage chromosome 1, rGopEvg1_v1.p, whole genome shotgun sequence genomic region, the following are encoded:
- the PVALB gene encoding LOW QUALITY PROTEIN: parvalbumin alpha (The sequence of the model RefSeq protein was modified relative to this genomic sequence to represent the inferred CDS: deleted 2 bases in 1 codon) — translation MAMRDLLSAQEIEAAVGAFSAAESFCHKKFFEMVGLKKKSQEDIKKIFHILDKDQSGFIEENELKFILKGFTPNGRDLSDKETKTLLAAGDKDGDGKIGTDEFITLVAEA, via the exons ATGGCGATGAGGGACCTGCTCAGCGCC CAGGAGATCGAGGCGGCTGTGGGAGCCTTTTCGG CTGCTGAATCCTTCTGCCACAAGAAGTTCTTTGAAATGGTGGGACTGAAAAAGAAGAGCCAGGAAGATATAAAGAAGATTTTCCACATTCTTGATAAAGATCAAAGTGGCTTCATTGAGGAGAACGAGTTGAA ATTTATACTGAAGGGTTTCACCCCTAATGGCAGAGACCTATCTGATAAAGAAACCAAGACACTCCTGGCCGCTGGAGATAAGGATGGAGATGGCAAAATCGGCACTGATG